The Oryctolagus cuniculus chromosome 5, mOryCun1.1, whole genome shotgun sequence genome includes a region encoding these proteins:
- the VNN1 gene encoding pantetheinase isoform X1 produces the protein MITSQLLTYVAILVLCILRASSLDTFIAAVYEHAVILPNTTGTPVSPEEALALMNRNLDLLEGAITSAAKQGAHIIVTPEDGIYGWDFNRASLYPYLEDIPDPQVNWIPCNNPNRFGQTPVQERLSCLAKDNSIYVVANIGDKKLCNASDPQCPPDGWYQYNTDVVFDSQGKLVARYHKQNLFMGEEQFNVPKEPEVVTFDTTFGKFGIFTCFDILFHDPAVTLVKDHHVDTILFPTAWMNVLPHLSAIEFHSAWAMGMGVNFLAANTHCPSKKMTGSGIYAPDSPRAFHYDMKTEEGKLLLAQLDSHPHHTVVNWASYASSIEPLSKGNQEFKGTVFFDEFTFVGLTEATGNYTVCQKDLCCHLSYKMSEKRSDEVYALGAFDGLHTVEGHYYLQICTLLKCRTTGLNTCGHSVETASTMFEMFSLSGTFGTQYVFPEVLLSDTKLAPEEFQVSSDGRLMSLKPTSGPVLTVTLFGRLYEKDQASDASSDLTAQALGIILTVVINIVCSLFW, from the exons ATGATTACTTCTCAGTTGCTGACTTACGTGGCAATTTTGGTTCTCTGTATCTTAAGAGCCAGCTCCCTGGATACTTTCATTGCAGCTGTTTATGAGCATGCGGTGATATTGCCTAATACCACAGGAACACCCGTGTCTCCTGAAGAGGCACTGGCATTAATGAATCGGAATCTGGATCTTCTGGAAGGAGCAATCACGTCAGCAGCCAAGCAG GGTGCACATATTATTGTGACCCCAGAAGATGGTATTTATGGCTGGGATTTCAACAGGGCATCTCTCTACCCATACTTGGAGGATATCCCAGACCCTCAGGTAAACTGGATTCCTTGTAATAATCCTAACAG ATTTGGCCAAACTCCAGTACAAGAAAGACTCAGCTGCCTGGCCAAGGACAACTCTATCTATGTCGTCGCAAATATTGGAGACAAGAAGCTTTGCAATGCCAGTGACCCCCAGTGTCCTCCTGATGGCTGGTACCAATATAACACAGATGTGGTGTTTGATTCTCAGGGGAAACTAGTAGCGCGCTACCACAAG CAAAACCTTTTTATGGGCGAAGAACAGTTCAATGTTCCAAAGGAGCCTGAGGTTGTGACCTTTGACACCACTTTTGGAAAGTTTGGCATTTTCACGTGCTTTGATATACTCTTCCATGATCCTGCTGTTACCCTGGTGAAAGATCATCATGTGGACACCATACTCTTCCCAACAGCGTGGATGAATGTTTTACCACATTTATCAGCTATTGAATTCCATTCAGCTTGGGCTATGGGCATGGGAGTCAATTTTCTTGCAGCCAATACACATTGTCCTTCAAAGAAAATGACAG GAAGTGGCATATATGCACCTGATTCTCCCAGAGCATTTCATTATGACATGAAGACAGAGGAGGGAAAACTCCTCCTTGCACAACTGGATTCTCACCCACACCACACAGTAGTGAATTGGGCTTCTTATGCCAGCAGCATAGAACCACTTTCAAAGGGAAACCAGGAATTTAAGGGCACTGTCTTCTTTGATGAATTCACTTTCGTGGGGCTCACAGAAGCCACAGGAAATTACACAGTGTGTCAGAAAGATCTCTGCTGTCACCTAAGCTACAAGATGTCTGAGAAGAGATCAGATGAAGTTTATGCCCTAGGGGCATTTGATGGACTGCATACTGTTGAAGGGCACTATTATCTACAG ATCTGTACCCTTCTGAAGTGTAGAACCACTGGCTTAAACACTTGTGGGCACTCAGTTGAAACAGCTTCTACTATGTTTGAGATGTTCTCCCTCAGTGGTACTTTTGGAACCCAGTATGTCTTCCCTGAGGTATTGCTGAGTGACACTAAGCTTGCACCTGAAGAATTCCAG GTGTCTAGTGATGGACGCCTGATGAGCCTGAAGCCAACATCTGGACCTGTCTTAACAGTAACTCTGTTTGGAAGGTTGTATGAGAAGGATCAGGCATCAGATGCTTCCTCAGATCTCACAGCACAAGCCCTGGGAATCATTTTAACAGTTGTAATAAATATTGTGTGCTCTTTATTTTGGTAG
- the VNN1 gene encoding pantetheinase isoform X4, translated as MVFMAGISTGHLSTHTWRISQTLRFGQTPVQERLSCLAKDNSIYVVANIGDKKLCNASDPQCPPDGWYQYNTDVVFDSQGKLVARYHKQNLFMGEEQFNVPKEPEVVTFDTTFGKFGIFTCFDILFHDPAVTLVKDHHVDTILFPTAWMNVLPHLSAIEFHSAWAMGMGVNFLAANTHCPSKKMTGSGIYAPDSPRAFHYDMKTEEGKLLLAQLDSHPHHTVVNWASYASSIEPLSKGNQEFKGTVFFDEFTFVGLTEATGNYTVCQKDLCCHLSYKMSEKRSDEVYALGAFDGLHTVEGHYYLQICTLLKCRTTGLNTCGHSVETASTMFEMFSLSGTFGTQYVFPEVLLSDTKLAPEEFQVSSDGRLMSLKPTSGPVLTVTLFGRLYEKDQASDASSDLTAQALGIILTVVINIVCSLFW; from the exons ATGGTATTTATGGCTGGGATTTCAACAGGGCATCTCTCTACCCATACTTGGAGGATATCCCAGACCCTCAG ATTTGGCCAAACTCCAGTACAAGAAAGACTCAGCTGCCTGGCCAAGGACAACTCTATCTATGTCGTCGCAAATATTGGAGACAAGAAGCTTTGCAATGCCAGTGACCCCCAGTGTCCTCCTGATGGCTGGTACCAATATAACACAGATGTGGTGTTTGATTCTCAGGGGAAACTAGTAGCGCGCTACCACAAG CAAAACCTTTTTATGGGCGAAGAACAGTTCAATGTTCCAAAGGAGCCTGAGGTTGTGACCTTTGACACCACTTTTGGAAAGTTTGGCATTTTCACGTGCTTTGATATACTCTTCCATGATCCTGCTGTTACCCTGGTGAAAGATCATCATGTGGACACCATACTCTTCCCAACAGCGTGGATGAATGTTTTACCACATTTATCAGCTATTGAATTCCATTCAGCTTGGGCTATGGGCATGGGAGTCAATTTTCTTGCAGCCAATACACATTGTCCTTCAAAGAAAATGACAG GAAGTGGCATATATGCACCTGATTCTCCCAGAGCATTTCATTATGACATGAAGACAGAGGAGGGAAAACTCCTCCTTGCACAACTGGATTCTCACCCACACCACACAGTAGTGAATTGGGCTTCTTATGCCAGCAGCATAGAACCACTTTCAAAGGGAAACCAGGAATTTAAGGGCACTGTCTTCTTTGATGAATTCACTTTCGTGGGGCTCACAGAAGCCACAGGAAATTACACAGTGTGTCAGAAAGATCTCTGCTGTCACCTAAGCTACAAGATGTCTGAGAAGAGATCAGATGAAGTTTATGCCCTAGGGGCATTTGATGGACTGCATACTGTTGAAGGGCACTATTATCTACAG ATCTGTACCCTTCTGAAGTGTAGAACCACTGGCTTAAACACTTGTGGGCACTCAGTTGAAACAGCTTCTACTATGTTTGAGATGTTCTCCCTCAGTGGTACTTTTGGAACCCAGTATGTCTTCCCTGAGGTATTGCTGAGTGACACTAAGCTTGCACCTGAAGAATTCCAG GTGTCTAGTGATGGACGCCTGATGAGCCTGAAGCCAACATCTGGACCTGTCTTAACAGTAACTCTGTTTGGAAGGTTGTATGAGAAGGATCAGGCATCAGATGCTTCCTCAGATCTCACAGCACAAGCCCTGGGAATCATTTTAACAGTTGTAATAAATATTGTGTGCTCTTTATTTTGGTAG
- the VNN1 gene encoding pantetheinase isoform X3 has product MLSSHIDTSSCPGCSTSDPAACQCAWKDYGRWPKYLGTCTHMGDQDEVPDCWRQPGTAPACCSYLETELADRRFGQTPVQERLSCLAKDNSIYVVANIGDKKLCNASDPQCPPDGWYQYNTDVVFDSQGKLVARYHKQNLFMGEEQFNVPKEPEVVTFDTTFGKFGIFTCFDILFHDPAVTLVKDHHVDTILFPTAWMNVLPHLSAIEFHSAWAMGMGVNFLAANTHCPSKKMTGSGIYAPDSPRAFHYDMKTEEGKLLLAQLDSHPHHTVVNWASYASSIEPLSKGNQEFKGTVFFDEFTFVGLTEATGNYTVCQKDLCCHLSYKMSEKRSDEVYALGAFDGLHTVEGHYYLQICTLLKCRTTGLNTCGHSVETASTMFEMFSLSGTFGTQYVFPEVLLSDTKLAPEEFQVSSDGRLMSLKPTSGPVLTVTLFGRLYEKDQASDASSDLTAQALGIILTVVINIVCSLFW; this is encoded by the exons atgctgtcatcccatattgacaccagttcttgtcctggctgctccacttctgatccagctgcctgccaatgtgcctggaaagactacggaagatggcccaagtacttgggcacctgcacgcacatgggagaccaggatgaagttccagactgctggcgtcagcctggcacagccccagcttgttgcagctacttggagactgaactagcagaCCGAAg ATTTGGCCAAACTCCAGTACAAGAAAGACTCAGCTGCCTGGCCAAGGACAACTCTATCTATGTCGTCGCAAATATTGGAGACAAGAAGCTTTGCAATGCCAGTGACCCCCAGTGTCCTCCTGATGGCTGGTACCAATATAACACAGATGTGGTGTTTGATTCTCAGGGGAAACTAGTAGCGCGCTACCACAAG CAAAACCTTTTTATGGGCGAAGAACAGTTCAATGTTCCAAAGGAGCCTGAGGTTGTGACCTTTGACACCACTTTTGGAAAGTTTGGCATTTTCACGTGCTTTGATATACTCTTCCATGATCCTGCTGTTACCCTGGTGAAAGATCATCATGTGGACACCATACTCTTCCCAACAGCGTGGATGAATGTTTTACCACATTTATCAGCTATTGAATTCCATTCAGCTTGGGCTATGGGCATGGGAGTCAATTTTCTTGCAGCCAATACACATTGTCCTTCAAAGAAAATGACAG GAAGTGGCATATATGCACCTGATTCTCCCAGAGCATTTCATTATGACATGAAGACAGAGGAGGGAAAACTCCTCCTTGCACAACTGGATTCTCACCCACACCACACAGTAGTGAATTGGGCTTCTTATGCCAGCAGCATAGAACCACTTTCAAAGGGAAACCAGGAATTTAAGGGCACTGTCTTCTTTGATGAATTCACTTTCGTGGGGCTCACAGAAGCCACAGGAAATTACACAGTGTGTCAGAAAGATCTCTGCTGTCACCTAAGCTACAAGATGTCTGAGAAGAGATCAGATGAAGTTTATGCCCTAGGGGCATTTGATGGACTGCATACTGTTGAAGGGCACTATTATCTACAG ATCTGTACCCTTCTGAAGTGTAGAACCACTGGCTTAAACACTTGTGGGCACTCAGTTGAAACAGCTTCTACTATGTTTGAGATGTTCTCCCTCAGTGGTACTTTTGGAACCCAGTATGTCTTCCCTGAGGTATTGCTGAGTGACACTAAGCTTGCACCTGAAGAATTCCAG GTGTCTAGTGATGGACGCCTGATGAGCCTGAAGCCAACATCTGGACCTGTCTTAACAGTAACTCTGTTTGGAAGGTTGTATGAGAAGGATCAGGCATCAGATGCTTCCTCAGATCTCACAGCACAAGCCCTGGGAATCATTTTAACAGTTGTAATAAATATTGTGTGCTCTTTATTTTGGTAG
- the VNN1 gene encoding pantetheinase isoform X2, with product MGDQDEVPDCWRQPGTAPACCSYLETELADRRFGQTPVQERLSCLAKDNSIYVVANIGDKKLCNASDPQCPPDGWYQYNTDVVFDSQGKLVARYHKQNLFMGEEQFNVPKEPEVVTFDTTFGKFGIFTCFDILFHDPAVTLVKDHHVDTILFPTAWMNVLPHLSAIEFHSAWAMGMGVNFLAANTHCPSKKMTGSGIYAPDSPRAFHYDMKTEEGKLLLAQLDSHPHHTVVNWASYASSIEPLSKGNQEFKGTVFFDEFTFVGLTEATGNYTVCQKDLCCHLSYKMSEKRSDEVYALGAFDGLHTVEGHYYLQICTLLKCRTTGLNTCGHSVETASTMFEMFSLSGTFGTQYVFPEVLLSDTKLAPEEFQVSSDGRLMSLKPTSGPVLTVTLFGRLYEKDQASDASSDLTAQALGIILTVVINIVCSLFW from the exons atgggagaccaggatgaagttccagactgctggcgtcagcctggcacagccccagcttgttgcagctacttggagactgaactagcagaCCGAAg ATTTGGCCAAACTCCAGTACAAGAAAGACTCAGCTGCCTGGCCAAGGACAACTCTATCTATGTCGTCGCAAATATTGGAGACAAGAAGCTTTGCAATGCCAGTGACCCCCAGTGTCCTCCTGATGGCTGGTACCAATATAACACAGATGTGGTGTTTGATTCTCAGGGGAAACTAGTAGCGCGCTACCACAAG CAAAACCTTTTTATGGGCGAAGAACAGTTCAATGTTCCAAAGGAGCCTGAGGTTGTGACCTTTGACACCACTTTTGGAAAGTTTGGCATTTTCACGTGCTTTGATATACTCTTCCATGATCCTGCTGTTACCCTGGTGAAAGATCATCATGTGGACACCATACTCTTCCCAACAGCGTGGATGAATGTTTTACCACATTTATCAGCTATTGAATTCCATTCAGCTTGGGCTATGGGCATGGGAGTCAATTTTCTTGCAGCCAATACACATTGTCCTTCAAAGAAAATGACAG GAAGTGGCATATATGCACCTGATTCTCCCAGAGCATTTCATTATGACATGAAGACAGAGGAGGGAAAACTCCTCCTTGCACAACTGGATTCTCACCCACACCACACAGTAGTGAATTGGGCTTCTTATGCCAGCAGCATAGAACCACTTTCAAAGGGAAACCAGGAATTTAAGGGCACTGTCTTCTTTGATGAATTCACTTTCGTGGGGCTCACAGAAGCCACAGGAAATTACACAGTGTGTCAGAAAGATCTCTGCTGTCACCTAAGCTACAAGATGTCTGAGAAGAGATCAGATGAAGTTTATGCCCTAGGGGCATTTGATGGACTGCATACTGTTGAAGGGCACTATTATCTACAG ATCTGTACCCTTCTGAAGTGTAGAACCACTGGCTTAAACACTTGTGGGCACTCAGTTGAAACAGCTTCTACTATGTTTGAGATGTTCTCCCTCAGTGGTACTTTTGGAACCCAGTATGTCTTCCCTGAGGTATTGCTGAGTGACACTAAGCTTGCACCTGAAGAATTCCAG GTGTCTAGTGATGGACGCCTGATGAGCCTGAAGCCAACATCTGGACCTGTCTTAACAGTAACTCTGTTTGGAAGGTTGTATGAGAAGGATCAGGCATCAGATGCTTCCTCAGATCTCACAGCACAAGCCCTGGGAATCATTTTAACAGTTGTAATAAATATTGTGTGCTCTTTATTTTGGTAG